The Brassica oleracea var. oleracea cultivar TO1000 chromosome C6, BOL, whole genome shotgun sequence genome includes a region encoding these proteins:
- the LOC106296568 gene encoding heat stress transcription factor A-8, translating into MVKSSSDRVDSSSSSSVAPFLRKCYEMVDDSSTDSIISWSTNGDNSFVISDTTVFSAQLLPKYFKHSNLSSFIRQLNIYGFRKVDADRCEFANDWFVRGQKELLKNVIRRKNVQSTSEHQSKTTTTDACSQGKKSGESELWKEVDILKGDKKALAQELVKVRQYQESTDTKMLHLEDRVQGMEESQQEMLSFLVMVMQNPSLLVQLLQPKENNWRKAEGGGGGAKILEEVTDEGETNSKGLPLVTYQKTPSEGVAKSSSNEINDFLRNADMLKFCLDENRVPLIIPDLYDDGAWEKLLLLSPSKKKKNKVQEKNVNDDVTLQEEDEDGGRMELDKSLALELIEEEMEKADDFDFDIGQLTPERSKNLEILTQHMRLLASDQ; encoded by the exons ATGGTCAAATCATCGTCGGACCGTGTTGATTCTTCTTCGTCTTCTTCAGTGGCGCCGTTCCTGAGGAAATGTTACGAGATGGTCGACGATTCCTCAACCGATTCAATCATCTCCTGGAGTACAAACGGAGACAACAGCTTCGTTATCTCGGACACGACCGTCTTCTCCGCTCAGCTCTTGCCCAAATACTTCAAACACAGCAATCTATCCAGCTTCATCCGTCAGCTCAATATCTAC GGTTTTAGAAAAGTTGATGCAGATCGATGTGAGTTTGCGAATGACTGGTTTGTGAGAGGTCAAAAGGAGTTGCTAAAGAATGTTATCAGGAGGAAGAATGTTCAGAGTACTAGTGAGCATCAGAGCAAAACTACAACAACTGATGCTTGTTCTCAGGGAAAAAAGTCTGGGGAGAGTGAACTGTGGAAAGAAGTTGATATCTTGAAAGGGGATAAGAAGGCATTGGCGCAGGAGCTGGTGAAAGTCAGGCAGTACCAGGAGAGCACTGACACTAAGATGCTGCACTTGGAAGACAGAGTTCAAGGGATGGAAGAGAGTCAACAAGAGATGCTTTCTTTTTTGGTTATGGTTATGCAGAACCCAAGTCTGTTGGTTCAGTTGCTTCAGCCTAAGGAGAATAACTGGAGAAAGGCGGAAGGAGGAGGAGGAGGAGCGAAGATTTTGGAAGAAGTGACTGATGAAGGAGAAACAAACTCAAAGGGTCTTCCTTTAGTAACATACCAGAAGACACCATCAGAGGGAGTAGCAAAGTCAAGCTCTAATGAGATAAATGATTTCTTGAGAAACGCGGATATGTTGAAGTTTTGTTTAGATGAGAATCGTGTGCCGTTGATCATACCTGATCTATATGATGATGGGGCTTGGGAGAAGCTTTTGTTGTTGAGCCCTTCAAAGAAGAAGAAGAATAAGGTGCAGGAGAAGAATGTGAATGATGATGTGACATTGCAGGAGGAGGATGAAGATGGAGGAAGAATGGAACTAGACAAGAGTCTTGCCCTGGAGCTGATAGAAGAAGAAATGGAGAAAGCAGATGACTTTGATTTTGATATTGGACAGCTTACTCCAGAGAGGTCTAAGAATCTTGAGATTCTGACACAGCATATGAGATTGCTTGCTTCAGATCAGTAG